TTTGTGCCTGCCTGAGGGCGCCCAGCCCGAAGCCGAGGGCGCGCGAACGCGATTGCCGGCATCATTGGCGGAACACCTGTGTGCGGATGCCGATCGACATGCAGGCCCCATGCACTGACACGACGCACGATGTCGCCTTCCACGGAATCCAGAAACGATGAAGCGGTTCTATAGCCTGACTGCACTGCTGCTGTGTGCAGCCTTCCTGACCGGATGTGTCACCCCGCGCCCGCCAATGAGCGAGGCCGAACTCGAACAGGTGCTCACACGAGCGTATCCGGGCCGCAGCGCGCAGGAGGTCATGGCGGCCGCCACCCGTCTGTGGCGGCTGGCCGATGGTGACGACTTCCGCATCAAGCCGGGTGACAACAGCCTGGTGGCCGAACGCGACTGGGTGTTCTACTCGCAGATGGTGCGCATCGTCGGCGACGACACGTGGACCTTGACCGTCAGCGAAGCCGATGGCGCGACGAAGGCCCGACTGTCGCTGCTCACCTACCGGCGCAGCACGACGGTATCGTCCTTCGGCATGACGCCGACCACCCAGACCACGCCGCGCATCGGCGGCCCGGTCAAGGGCAGCGCAATCTACGATCTCTTCTGGGCGCGCATGGACCACCTTCTCGGTGTGCGCGCCGACTGGATGACCTGCGCCGAGGCCGAAGCACGGGTCAGTGCCGGCACCACCTGGGGCAACAAGGACGCGCTGTGCGCCGGTTACAGCTTCATCGATGCGGCGCCCTGATTCGAACTGATTCGCCGGGCAGAGGCCCGGCAAGACACCCGGCCGCCGGTCACGACCGGTCGAGAAAGGTGCCGATCGGCTCCCAGTGTTCGACGTGCGAACACACGACCTTGATGATGATGAGCATCGGCACGGCGATAAGCATGCCGGCAATACCCCACAGCCAGCCCCAGAACAGGAAGCTTATGAACACCGCGACCGGATTGAGCGACAGCATGCGCCCGGCGAACAGCGGCTGGATGAACTGGCCTTCGATGACGGTGATGGCAAGGAAGCTGGCCGGAATCAGCCAGGCTTCGGCCACGCTGTCGAAGTTGATCAGCGCGGCGAGCGACAGGGCGAGCAGGCAGAGCGTCGGCCCGAGATAGGGAATGAAATTGAGCAGACCGGCCATGACGCCCCAGAGCGCCGGGTTGGGCATGTCGAGCAGATACATGGCGGCAGCGGTCGCCACGCCCAGCCCGGCATTGATGGTGCTCAGGGTCAGGAAGTAGCGGCCGATGTCCTGCTGTATCTGACGCGCCACGCCGATGGCGCGGATCTTGTCGCGCAGGGTCGGCATCAATCGCACCACCTTGCGCAGGAAGCCGTCGCCCGACGCCAGCAGGAAGTAAAGCAGCACCACGGTCGAGGCGGCGCCGATCAGGAAGTACTGCGTGCCGGTGAACAGCACCGAACCCAGGCCCGGTTCCTTCAGCACGACCGACCTCACCCTGGAATTGTCGTTGCTGGAGGTCATCGCCTCCAGGCGCTCCGTCGCCTCGCGCACCTCCTCCACCGGCCGCTGCAACTTCAGCAGCTTCACTTCGACTTCGCGCAGCGCGCGCGGCGAACGTTCCAGCCAGTCGAGCGCCGGATTGGTCAGAAAGTACAGCCCTGCCCCGACGCCACCGACCATCATCACGACCACCACGCCGGCGGCAATCGATTCATGGATGCGCCACTTCTTCAGCAGGGTGACCAGCGGCGCGAGCAGCAGGGCGAACAGCACCGCCAGCACGATGGGCATGAGCAGGGCTCGAGCGAAGTACACCGCCCCCAGCGCGGCCAGCCAGAACAGCCCGATGAGCGCCCGCGAGCCATTGCGCAGGCGTGGAACTGCAGCGACTGCCTGCACGATCTCGGGCAGCGATTCCGGTTCGGAGCATGCTGGTGGAAGCACGCTGTCCGCCCCCGGGGAGGCTGATTCGATGCCGGAAGGGGCAGCTTCCGCGGTGTGCGGAGCGCCGGGTGGCACAGATAGGGTATTCATCGACGGATACTACCCGAGCCACCGTCGAACACGCGGGTCCCACTCGCCCTGGAGGGTCGTCAGCGCGGATCGAACGCCAGCGTCACTTCGACTTCGCGCTCGACATAGACCCACTCGGGCGAGGCGCGCAGCGTGGCGGTGAGGTCGTCGAACACGGCCGCGTCCTGCGGTGCGAATTCGAACCAGGTCAGGAAGTCGAACGGTTCGGCTTCCGACAGGTCCCGGCAGTGATGCAGCTTGCGCGCCACCGCCGGCAGCGCGCGCATGCCGTGCGCCACATGGTGCGACTGCTCCTCCAGGATGTCGCGCCGTTCGTCCTGCGTCAGCGCCCACCAGGCGGCCGACTTGCGGATCGGAATCAACACGGCGCTGCGCGCCTCGGCGCGGGCCAGCGGCGGCTGCAGCGCAAGCAACTGCTGCTTCTCCGGCCGGGTGACGTAGCGTTCGTTGCTGGCGATGCCGCGCAGCGTCCACGCTCCGGCCGCTTCAACCGCACCGGCGACGATGTCGAGCCGCGATGCAGTCGCCAGGCCTTCGCCGATCACGGCGTGCACTCCCGTGATGTGCCACGGGCCGGCGCCGCCGGCTGCAAAGGAAAACAAACGTGGGGGCGCCGTCGCTGACATGGCTGCTCAGTCGCTTTCGGCTCGCATCGCGAGCGCCGCCGCCGCGGCACGCGTCTCGACCCCGAGCTTTTCGTACACGTGTTCGAGGTGCTTGTTCACGGTGCGTGGGCTCATGCCGAGGATGTCGCCGATGTCACGGTTGGTCTTGCCCTTGGCCAGCCAGGACAGCACTTCCGCTTCGCGCGGCGTCAACTGGGCGCCAGCGATGCGGGTGCTCGATTCGCCACGACGGCGCACATCGAGCAGCAGCATGTGCTCGCCCAGCCCGACTGCGCCCAGACTGCGCGCGTAAAGCGAATTTTCGCCACTTTCACCGATCAGCTTGGCATCGGTACCCGGCTCCTCCGCCATGCCTGCAAGCTGGGCCAGCGACTCGCCGGGCGACGAGTCGGACGCGTCGATGCCGAACTGCGTCAGGCTGTCTGCCGCACGCGGCGAGCGCCACGCGATGCGGCCGAGCGCGTCGATCACGAGCACGCCCAGCCCGGCCACGTCCACCGCCTGCCGCGCGATGCGCACGGCTCGCGCATTGCGCACATGGGCCGACAGGCGCGCCAGCACCTCTTCGACGCGCAGCGGCTTGACGACATAGTCGGTACCGCCTGCGGTGAAACCTTCGACCACTTCCGCCGTGCCCGACAGGCCGGTCATGAAGATGACCGGCACATGCGACAGGCCAGGCTCTTCGCGGATCAGGCGGCAGGTTTCGAAACCGGACAGGCCCGGCATGACCGCATCCAGCAGGATGGCGTCGGGCACGACCAGTTCGAGCCGGGCCAGCGCCGACTCGCCATCATTGGCGATCAGTACCAGATAGCCGGCCTGGGACAGCGCTTCGCACAGGAAGCCGAGCGAATCCGGCGCGTCGTCCACCACCAGCACGACCGGCTGATGGAACGGGGAATCATTGGACATGGGCATCACGTTGCAGCAATTCGGTGAAACGGATCAGGTCAAAACCATCGATGAGCTTGCGCAGCCGGCCGCAGTCTTCGCGTGCCTCATCCGACCGTTCCGCGATGGCATCGAGCAGGGTCGCGATGCCGTTCACGTGGCCGAGACGCGACAGCCTGAGCAGCGCCGAGCGTTCCTCTTCGTCCAGCGCCCGCAAGGGTACATCGCCTGCGTCGTTGCGGGATGCAACATTCGAAGGTTCAGGTGCATCGACGTGCCAGGTCAGGTCGAGCGCGTCGCGCAATTGTTCCAGCAGCTCCGACTCCATGACCGGCTTGGGCACGAAGCCGGCGCAGCCTGAGTTGCGCAGCAGTTCGCTGCGGTTGTCGAATACGTTGGCCGACACCATGATGACCGGAATCGGCGCGCCGGCAGTGTGCTGCAGGTGGCGCGCGGTTTCCCAGCCATCCATGCCGTCCATGTTGATATCGAGCAGCACCACGTCGGGGCGCTGCAGCGCGACCCGTTCGAGCCCTTCGCGCCCGCTCGCCGCCTCGTCGATGCCGAAACCGAGTGGCAGCAGCATGGCCGCGAGCATGTGGCGCTGCGTGGCGTCGTCGTCGATCAGCAGCACGCGCCGGCGCTCGCCGTCGTAGCCGATGACCTGACGCGTCGGTCTGACCTTGGTCGGCACCGACAGGTACTCCGGCAGGTAGAGCCGCAGTCGGAATGTGCTGCCTCGGCCCGGTTCGCTTTCCAGCGTCAGTTCGCCGCCCATCAGCGAGGTGAGCATGCGGCTGATGGTCAGGCCCAGGCCGGCTCCGGGTTCGGCCTGGCCGCGGCCGGAACTGCTGCGCTCGAACGGCACGAAGATGCGTGCATGGTCTTCCTGCGCGATGCCGGGCCCGGTGTCGGCCACTTCGAAGCGCGCCACTTCCATGCGGTAGTCGATGCGCAGCACCACTTCGCCGCGCGACGTGAATTTCACCGCATTGGCCAGCAGGTTGATCAGCACCTGACGGAGCCGCTTCACATCCACCCGCACATAGTCGGGCATGCGGCCGGTGGTTTCGATGCGAAAGCGCAGGCCCTTGCGCACGGCCTGCGGCTCGAACATCTTGGCCAGGTCGTCGAGCAGTTCGCGCATCGGCATCGGTGACGGATCGAGCCGCAGCTTGCCGGCTTCGATGCGGGCGAGGTCGAGCAGACCGTCGATCAGCCCCAGCAGGTGTTCGCCGCTGCGCAGGATGGTGCCGAGCGCGCGCCGCTGGGTATCGACCTGGGTCAGCGCACCCGTCGCTGGCGCGCCTTTGGCCGCACCGGCCTGCGCCAGCGAGCCCTGTCCCAGCTCGCGCAGCAGTATCTGCGCATAGCCGAGAATGCTGTTCAGCGGCGTACGCAGTTCGTGGCTGATGCCGGTCACATAACGCGTTTTCGCGAGGTTGGCCGATTCGGCGGAATCCTTCGCCTTCTGCAATGCGAGGTCAGTCTTGCGGTGGGCATCCACCTCGCGCATCAGCAGCTGGTTCTGCCGGTTCGACTCGTCCTGCGCCAGACGCCTGCTTTCCGAGCCGAGCACGATCCACCACGCGCACACCGCGCACAGCAACACCAGCAGCGCGAAGGTCTTGAGCAAGCTCAGCAGCAGGATTTCACGCGTCGCCGAGTACAGGTCGGCGACCACCGCCTCCTGGTAGTACACGACGCCGAAGATGACCGCCAGCAGCGCAGTAAGCGACAGGAATACGACCAGGAAGTGGCCGACCCGGAAATTGACCCGGCGCGCCAGCCGCATCGGCAGGATGGCGTTGAGCACCGCATGCAGTTGGGCAGCGGCACTCGCGTCGGTCTTGCAGCGGTCGTGGCAGCGCGATTCCAGCGTGCAGCACAGCGAGCAGATCGGCTGCCCATAGGCTGGGCAGTAGGCCATGTCTTCCGATTCGAAGCTGTTTTCGCAGACGTGGCAGGTGACGTTCTGACCCGGTCGCCACTGCATCGTGCTGCGCCGCGCGATGTAGTAGCGGCCGCGCGTCCCCCAGGCGATCAGCGGCGCAATGACGAAGGCGGTGGCGAGCGAAATGACCGGCGAAAACGCCTGCGCCGCGTCCCCCATCCAGCCGGTGTAGGCCAGTACCGACACGACGGTGGCAATCGCCATCGACCCCAGCCCGACCGGATTGATTTCGTACAGGTGGGCGCGCTTGAACTCGATGTGCGACGGCGACAGGCCGAGCGGCTTGTTCACCACGAGGTCGGCCACCAGTGCGCCGACCCAGGCGATGGCGAGGTTGGCGTACAGACCCAGCACGTGCTCCAGCGCCTCGAACACGCCGAGCAGCATCAGCAGCAGCGCGATGACCACATTGAATACCAGCCATACGACGCGGCCCGGGTGGCTGTGCGTCAGCCGGGCGAAGAAATTCGACCAGGCGAGCGATCCGGCGTAGGCGTTGGTCACGTTGATCTTGAGCTGCGACACGATGACGAAGACGACGGTCACGGCCAGCACGACCGCCGGGGAATCGAACACATAGCCGTAGCCGGCCAGATACATCTGCGTCGGTTCGAGCGCTCGGTCGGCCGGAACCATGGCCTGCAGCGCGAGAAAGGCGAGAAAGGCGCCGCCCAGCATCTTGACCATGCCGGGCACGATCCAGCCCGGGCCGGCAATCAGCACGGCCGCCCACCAGCGGTAACGGTTCTCGCGGTTCTTTTCCGGCAGGAAGCGCAGGTAATCGACCTGTTCGCCGATCTGCACGACGAGAGAAATGGCCACGGTGGAGGCGGCACCGAACATCAGCCAGTCGAAGTCGCTGTTGCCCGACGAGCGGCCACTCATGCTGGTGAAGTCGCTGAACATTTCCGGCGCCTGCAGCCACACCGCAATGTAGGGCAACACCAGCAGCACGATCCACACCGGCTGCGTCCACAGCTGGATGCGGCTGATCAGCGTCACCCCGTGGATCACCAGCGGAATCACCACCACCGCGCACAGCAGATAGGCCCACGCGAGCGGCATGCCGAAGTACAGCTCGAACGCCAGCGCCATGATGGCCGCCTCGATGGCGAAGAAGATGAAGGTGAAGCTGGCATAGACCAGCGAAGTGATGGTCGAGCCCAGATAGCCGAAACCCGCGCCGCGCGTCAGCAGATCCATGTCGACGCCGTACTTGGCGGCGCAATAGCTGATGGGCAGGCCGGTCAGGAAGGTGATCAGGCCAACGAACAGGATGGCCCACAGCGCGTTGGTGAAGCCGTAGTTCAGCGCGATCGCCCCGCCGATGGCTTCCAGCGCCAGAAAGGACACCGCGCCGAAGGCGGTGTTGGCGACCCGCCACTCCGACCACTTCCGGAAGCTGCGCGGCGTGTAACGCAGCGCGTAGTCCTCGAGCGTTTCGGTCGCGACCCAGGTGTTGTAGTCGCGGCGAATCTTGAAAA
The sequence above is a segment of the Methyloversatilis sp. RAC08 genome. Coding sequences within it:
- a CDS encoding ATP-binding protein, yielding MSEATQQIFKIRRDYNTWVATETLEDYALRYTPRSFRKWSEWRVANTAFGAVSFLALEAIGGAIALNYGFTNALWAILFVGLITFLTGLPISYCAAKYGVDMDLLTRGAGFGYLGSTITSLVYASFTFIFFAIEAAIMALAFELYFGMPLAWAYLLCAVVVIPLVIHGVTLISRIQLWTQPVWIVLLVLPYIAVWLQAPEMFSDFTSMSGRSSGNSDFDWLMFGAASTVAISLVVQIGEQVDYLRFLPEKNRENRYRWWAAVLIAGPGWIVPGMVKMLGGAFLAFLALQAMVPADRALEPTQMYLAGYGYVFDSPAVVLAVTVVFVIVSQLKINVTNAYAGSLAWSNFFARLTHSHPGRVVWLVFNVVIALLLMLLGVFEALEHVLGLYANLAIAWVGALVADLVVNKPLGLSPSHIEFKRAHLYEINPVGLGSMAIATVVSVLAYTGWMGDAAQAFSPVISLATAFVIAPLIAWGTRGRYYIARRSTMQWRPGQNVTCHVCENSFESEDMAYCPAYGQPICSLCCTLESRCHDRCKTDASAAAQLHAVLNAILPMRLARRVNFRVGHFLVVFLSLTALLAVIFGVVYYQEAVVADLYSATREILLLSLLKTFALLVLLCAVCAWWIVLGSESRRLAQDESNRQNQLLMREVDAHRKTDLALQKAKDSAESANLAKTRYVTGISHELRTPLNSILGYAQILLRELGQGSLAQAGAAKGAPATGALTQVDTQRRALGTILRSGEHLLGLIDGLLDLARIEAGKLRLDPSPMPMRELLDDLAKMFEPQAVRKGLRFRIETTGRMPDYVRVDVKRLRQVLINLLANAVKFTSRGEVVLRIDYRMEVARFEVADTGPGIAQEDHARIFVPFERSSSGRGQAEPGAGLGLTISRMLTSLMGGELTLESEPGRGSTFRLRLYLPEYLSVPTKVRPTRQVIGYDGERRRVLLIDDDATQRHMLAAMLLPLGFGIDEAASGREGLERVALQRPDVVLLDINMDGMDGWETARHLQHTAGAPIPVIMVSANVFDNRSELLRNSGCAGFVPKPVMESELLEQLRDALDLTWHVDAPEPSNVASRNDAGDVPLRALDEEERSALLRLSRLGHVNGIATLLDAIAERSDEAREDCGRLRKLIDGFDLIRFTELLQRDAHVQ
- a CDS encoding chlorite dismutase family protein, translating into MIGEGLATASRLDIVAGAVEAAGAWTLRGIASNERYVTRPEKQQLLALQPPLARAEARSAVLIPIRKSAAWWALTQDERRDILEEQSHHVAHGMRALPAVARKLHHCRDLSEAEPFDFLTWFEFAPQDAAVFDDLTATLRASPEWVYVEREVEVTLAFDPR
- a CDS encoding AI-2E family transporter, with amino-acid sequence MLPPACSEPESLPEIVQAVAAVPRLRNGSRALIGLFWLAALGAVYFARALLMPIVLAVLFALLLAPLVTLLKKWRIHESIAAGVVVVMMVGGVGAGLYFLTNPALDWLERSPRALREVEVKLLKLQRPVEEVREATERLEAMTSSNDNSRVRSVVLKEPGLGSVLFTGTQYFLIGAASTVVLLYFLLASGDGFLRKVVRLMPTLRDKIRAIGVARQIQQDIGRYFLTLSTINAGLGVATAAAMYLLDMPNPALWGVMAGLLNFIPYLGPTLCLLALSLAALINFDSVAEAWLIPASFLAITVIEGQFIQPLFAGRMLSLNPVAVFISFLFWGWLWGIAGMLIAVPMLIIIKVVCSHVEHWEPIGTFLDRS
- a CDS encoding response regulator transcription factor, which translates into the protein MPMSNDSPFHQPVVLVVDDAPDSLGFLCEALSQAGYLVLIANDGESALARLELVVPDAILLDAVMPGLSGFETCRLIREEPGLSHVPVIFMTGLSGTAEVVEGFTAGGTDYVVKPLRVEEVLARLSAHVRNARAVRIARQAVDVAGLGVLVIDALGRIAWRSPRAADSLTQFGIDASDSSPGESLAQLAGMAEEPGTDAKLIGESGENSLYARSLGAVGLGEHMLLLDVRRRGESSTRIAGAQLTPREAEVLSWLAKGKTNRDIGDILGMSPRTVNKHLEHVYEKLGVETRAAAAALAMRAESD